One Glaciihabitans arcticus DNA window includes the following coding sequences:
- a CDS encoding ferredoxin, with product MVTVKVDMDMCQNYGQCVFEAPQIFRLDADDKLEYTAESDEENRGDIEAAVDVCPMQAIRILS from the coding sequence GTGGTAACCGTCAAGGTCGATATGGACATGTGCCAGAACTACGGCCAGTGCGTCTTCGAGGCACCGCAGATCTTCCGTCTCGACGCTGACGACAAACTCGAGTACACCGCCGAATCCGACGAGGAGAATCGCGGCGACATCGAGGCGGCGGTCGACGTCTGCCCGATGCAGGCGATCCGAATCCTGTCCTAG